A genomic stretch from bacterium includes:
- the mrdA gene encoding penicillin-binding protein 2 — MFSNNSWDTEDRPVGRKPWALLFISGIFMAVLILRLFQLQVVQWRLYVEVSNDKRLKRQVIEAGRGYIYDRNGIVLAENRMSYSITIDPIEREKFDRTIPRLASFLGEDVQKLTGTVNTITSKYRNPQKLVRDADFRLASVIEEHNRELAGVECVFDQRRNYPLGELACHVLGYMGELTPEEHQKLRDTGYYFGQAIGRYGVEKYYEGTLKGKNGFKFEERNYLNRTLGISNEYKPDPPVPGENVNLTLDVRLQVAAEEAFGDSILGSLVALDPRNGEILVMCSSPSFDPNEFASVMSETRSRELWNNPDKPMFNRAIQATYPPGSTFKMLTAISGLESGLSERTTFSPCNGVYYFGRPYHCYQGRKHGTLDMIGAITQSCNIYFYQLGRKVGIERWETTGKLLGMGQVTGIDLGGEVTGILPGLDYYERTGVDYSPGMMLNLAIGQGEVVVTVLQLARYAGIIASKGLKTTPHLNRSQYEKAAQIIEISPHSFDVVREGMRGVVNSESGTAKSVRIPGHVIAGKTGTAQNPHGADHKVFLAFAPFDDPTIAIACVAENTGNYTGSMAIRIVKRVLEEYFIYYPDRTAVENVKAD; from the coding sequence TCAGTGGAGATTATATGTTGAGGTATCGAACGATAAACGGCTAAAACGCCAGGTCATCGAAGCCGGACGGGGATATATCTACGACAGAAACGGCATTGTTCTGGCTGAAAACCGTATGAGCTATTCTATAACGATCGACCCCATCGAGCGTGAAAAATTCGACCGGACCATTCCCCGGCTTGCATCTTTTCTTGGTGAAGATGTTCAGAAGCTTACCGGGACGGTCAATACAATTACTTCCAAATACCGGAATCCTCAAAAACTTGTACGAGACGCCGATTTTCGTCTGGCGTCGGTCATCGAGGAACATAACCGTGAGCTTGCCGGTGTGGAATGCGTGTTTGACCAGCGGCGCAATTATCCCCTCGGAGAGCTGGCCTGCCATGTGCTCGGATACATGGGAGAGCTGACGCCCGAGGAGCATCAGAAACTCCGTGACACAGGTTATTACTTCGGGCAGGCTATCGGCCGGTACGGTGTCGAAAAGTATTATGAGGGCACCCTCAAGGGAAAAAACGGTTTCAAGTTCGAGGAACGTAACTACCTGAACCGGACGCTTGGCATTTCAAACGAATATAAGCCCGATCCCCCGGTTCCGGGCGAAAATGTGAACCTGACCCTCGATGTCCGCCTCCAGGTCGCGGCTGAAGAAGCGTTCGGGGATTCCATCCTCGGCTCGCTTGTGGCGCTGGACCCGAGGAACGGGGAAATACTCGTCATGTGCTCGTCGCCGTCCTTCGATCCCAACGAGTTTGCAAGCGTGATGTCGGAAACGCGATCGAGGGAGCTCTGGAACAATCCCGACAAGCCGATGTTCAACCGCGCCATCCAGGCAACATACCCGCCGGGATCGACCTTCAAGATGCTCACCGCGATTTCCGGCCTCGAGAGCGGCCTCAGCGAGCGTACGACTTTTTCGCCGTGCAACGGTGTGTATTATTTCGGCAGACCCTACCATTGTTATCAGGGACGAAAACACGGTACCCTTGACATGATCGGAGCTATCACCCAGTCGTGCAACATATATTTCTACCAGCTCGGACGGAAAGTCGGGATCGAGCGGTGGGAGACAACCGGCAAGCTGCTCGGTATGGGGCAGGTCACGGGGATCGACCTGGGTGGTGAGGTAACCGGGATTCTGCCCGGGCTTGACTATTATGAACGCACGGGGGTGGATTATTCCCCGGGAATGATGCTGAACCTTGCCATAGGCCAGGGCGAAGTCGTGGTAACCGTGCTCCAGTTGGCCCGTTATGCGGGGATAATTGCGTCAAAGGGTTTAAAGACAACACCTCATCTCAACAGGTCGCAGTACGAAAAAGCCGCGCAGATCATTGAGATTTCTCCCCATTCCTTCGATGTGGTCAGGGAGGGAATGCGGGGAGTGGTGAACAGCGAATCCGGAACGGCAAAATCGGTGCGTATTCCGGGGCATGTGATAGCGGGAAAAACCGGGACTGCCCAGAATCCTCATGGAGCAGATCATAAAGTGTTTCTTGCATTTGCACCCTTTGACGATCCGACCATAGCCATAGCCTGCGTTGCCGAAAATACAGGGAACTATACCGGCTCGATGGCCATAAGGATTGTCAAACGGGTTCTTGAAGAGTACTTCATCTATTATCCGGATCGGACGGCGGTGGAAAATGTTAAAGCTGATTGA